The Salvelinus namaycush isolate Seneca chromosome 13, SaNama_1.0, whole genome shotgun sequence genome includes a region encoding these proteins:
- the prkra gene encoding interferon-inducible double-stranded RNA-dependent protein kinase activator A homolog has translation MSQDGFQPTLIRTTHNNNTSMTIQQTQAPCPGKTPIQILHEYGTKIGNLPVYVMEKAEGEAHQPSFIFNVTIGDVSCTGQGSSKKAAKHQAAESALNLLEIDAGTPLHIKPESNGIPAEPNDQPNSVGILQELALQRGWRLPEYTVLMEAGPPHKREFTVTCRMESLTETAMGNSKKVAKKAAAEKMVAKLQNLSGCPEITWTPKPSVRLENLRNSSAEKMSLLRRNPLSIPNTDYIQMMLELSNEQGFEVTYFDIDELTVNGQYQCLAELSTSPVTVCHGTGISCGNAHNDAAHSALQYIKIMASIK, from the exons ATGTCTCAAGACGGATTTCAACCTACACTAATAAGGACCACGCACAATAACAACACGAG CATGACTATTCAACAAACTCAGGCACCGTGCCCTGGTAAAACGCCAATACAAATTCTGCATGAATACGGAACCAAAATTGGTAACCTTCCCGTGTACGTGATGGAAAAGGCTGAAGGGGAGGCACACCAACCCAGTTTCATCTTTAACGTGACAATAGGCGATGTATCCTGCACAG GTCAAGGATCCAGTAAAAAAGCTGCCAAACACCAGGCCGCTGAGTCTGCCCTGAACCTTCTGGAAATAGACGCTGGGACACC CCTTCACATAAAGCCGGAGAGTAACGGCATCCCAGCAGAGCCCAACGATCAACCCAACTCAGTGGGGATTCTGCAG GAGCTGGCACTGCAGCGGGGATGGCGCCTCCCTGAATACACTGTTCTCATGGAGGCGGGCCCACCTCACAAGAGAGAGTTCACTGTTACCTGCAGAATGGAGTCACTGACAGAGACGG CAATGGGAAATTCCAAGAAGGTGGCCAAAAAGGCAGCTGCGGAGAAGATGGTGGCTAAACTTCAAAATCTGTCTGGCTGTCCTGAAATCACATGG ACCCCGAAGCCCAGTGTCCGTCTGGAGAACTTGCGTAACTCCTCTGCAGAGAAGATGTCTCTCCTGAGAAGGAATCCACTCAGTATTCCCAACACCGACTACATCCAGATGATGCTGGAGCTGTCCAACGAGCAGGGCTTCGAAGTCACATACTTTGACATTG ATGAGCTGACTGTGAACGGGCAGTACCAGTGTCTGGCAGAGCTGTCCACCTCACCTGTCACCGTATGCCACGGCACGGGCATCTCCTGCGGCAACGCACACAATGACGCCGCACACAGCGCGCTTCAGTACATCAAGATCATGGCTTCTATCAAATGA
- the LOC120058267 gene encoding caspase-8-like: MDFQRLLLQVEQALSSEEVQALAFLCKDLLDKDLNSVTTASKLFSLLTDQELLSPDQPYLLADLLLTIQRHSLMRGLGLNNQLPTTSRHISPYRKLLYNLSENITRDELREIKFLLWNELPRRKLEDNLTTLQLFLEMEKMDILSIIKLNTLESIFESVCPMLNTTIKKYKTQNSLAGTQETGVGQLRPRSVSDAHPGIQAASMLPKRPVSCEVSVEQYDHSDETLIPPTYFSSSQPSAKVSSLNQSDTSLDVRRVSYSMDAGLSHGLSLLSTNGDNCAAPIKEYHHVSSTSSCGDSKNFGPADPQTGNTKREELGEYSMTGKKRGFCLIINNHDFRNSPQPLKEREGTHIDKKSLVSVFKWLGFETQTESDCSREKILSLLAELRNRDHSQMDCLVCCVLSHGLEGGVYGVDGLEVSVRELTEPFSGLECSSLRNKPKLFFIQACQGNKEQKQVFIQSDGPGPSSTTTSSICTDAVVHRDSIPTDADFLLGMATVPHFASFRDKRQGTWFIQSLCQNLIDLVPSGYDLLSILTKVNDDVSRKTNGIKKQMPQPAYSLRKRVVFPIPKEPPPRLCEPQALA; the protein is encoded by the exons ATGGATTTCCAAAGGCTGCTGTTGCAGGTGGAACAAGCCCTGAGCAGTGAAGAAGTACAAGCACTTGCATTTCTTTGCAAAGATTTACTGGATAAAGACCTGAACTCAGTGACCACAGCTAGTAAACTCTTCTCTCTTCTGACGGACCAAGAACTGTTATCCCCTGATCAACCTTACTTGCTTGCTGACCTACTACTCACCATCCAGAGGCACAGCTTGATGCGAGGCCTTGGCCTCAACAACCAGCTACCAACAACCAGTAGACACATCTCTCCTTATAG AAAGCTGCTGTATAACCTGTCAGAGAACATCACTAGAGATGAGTTGAGGGAGATCAAGTTCTTGTTGTGGAATGAACTCCCTCGTAGAAAACTGGAGGACAACCTG ACTACCTTGCAATTATTCCTGGAAATGGAGAAAATGGATATTTTGAGCATCATAAAACTAAACACTCTTGAAAGCATTTTTGAAAGTGTCTGCCCCATGTTGAACACAACAATCAAAAAGTATAAGACACAGAATTCCTTAGCTG GAACTCAAGAGACAGGGGTGGGACAGTTAAGACCAAGATCTGTGTCTGACGCTCATCCAGGAATCCAG GCTGCCTCCATGCTTCCAAAGAGGCCTGTCTCTTGTGAAGTATCAG TTGAACAGTATGACCATTCTGACGAGACTCTCATTCCCCCCACTTACTTCTCGAGTTCACAGCCTTCAGCCAAG GTATCCTCTCTGAATCAATCTGACACCTCTCTGG ATGTTCGGAGAGTCTCATATTCGATGGATGCAGGACTTTCACATGGGCTGAGTCTCCTAAGTACCAATGGGGACAACTGTGCTGCTCCCATTAAAG AGTATCATCATGTTTCATCCACATCCTCATGTGGAGACAGTAAGAACTTTGGCCCAGCAGATCCTCAGACAGGAAACACCAAAAGAGAG GAACTGGGAGAATATTCTATGACAGGAAAGAAGAGAGGTTTCTGTCTGATCATTAACAACCACGACTTTAGAAATTCCCCTCAACCGttaaaagaaagagagggaacacACATTGACAAAA AGAGTTTGGTGAGTGTGTTTAAGTGGCTGGGCTTTGAGACACAGACTGAGTCAGACTGCAGTCGGGAGAAGATACTGTCTCTACTTGCGGAGCTGCGCAACCGGGATCACAGCCAGATGGACTGCCTGGTGTGCTGCGTTCTGAGCCACGGcctagagggaggtgtttatggGGTGGACGGGCTGGAGGTCAGTGTCAGGGAGCTCACAGAGCCCTTCTCtggactggagtgcagctcactGAGGAACAAGCCCAAGCTGTTCTTCATCCAGGCCTGTCAGGGCAACAAGGAGCAAAAGCAAGTGTTCATCCAGTCTGATGGCCCAGGACCAAGCTCTACTACCACCAGCTCTATCTGCACTGATGCAGTGGTACACAGAGACTCCATTCCCACTGATGCTGACTTCCTTCTGGGTATGGCCACCGTTCCTCACTTTGCCTCTTTTAGAGACAAGAGGCAGGGCACTTGGTTCATCCAGTCGTTGTGCCAGAACCTCATCGACTTGGTGCCCAG tggGTATGACTTGCTGTCCATCCTGACCAAGGTGAATGATGATGTCAGCAGGAAGACAAATGGCATTAAGAAGCAGATGCCCCAGCCTGCATACTCACTCAGAAAGAGGGTGGTCTTTCCCATTCCCAAAGAACCACCTCCCAGACTATGTGAGCCACAGGCATTGGCTTGA